A stretch of Pseudomonas sp. LS.1a DNA encodes these proteins:
- a CDS encoding response regulator — MEQPLKVMVIDDSRTIRRTAQMLLGEAGCEVITASDGFDALAKIVDHQPSIIFVDVLMPRLDGYQTCAVIKHNSAFKDTPVILLSSRDGLFDKARGRVVGSDQFLTKPFSKEELLDAIRAHVPGFAAAQQHAP, encoded by the coding sequence ATGGAACAACCCCTGAAGGTGATGGTGATCGACGATTCGCGCACGATCCGCCGCACCGCGCAGATGTTGCTCGGTGAAGCGGGCTGCGAGGTGATCACCGCCAGCGATGGCTTCGATGCCCTGGCCAAGATCGTCGACCACCAGCCCAGCATCATTTTCGTCGATGTGCTGATGCCGCGCCTGGACGGTTACCAGACCTGCGCGGTGATCAAGCACAACAGTGCCTTCAAGGACACCCCGGTCATTCTGCTGTCGTCACGCGACGGCCTGTTCGACAAGGCCCGTGGCCGGGTGGTCGGCTCCGACCAGTTCCTGACCAAACCGTTCAGCAAGGAAGAGCTGCTCGATGCGATCCGCGCCCATGTGCCCGGTTTTGCCGCAGCCCAACAACACGCACCCTGA
- a CDS encoding chemotaxis protein CheW codes for MTTRPQGASLTAFELLLDIDRRCRLLVADQPPQDNRLQQWSGIGFRIAGQWFVAPMGEVAEVLREPRSSRVPGVQPWVCGVANLRGRLLPVMDLSSFFGLGHAAPGKQRRVLVLDHEDLFVGLLVDEVLGLQHFALDSLQLSPPQPLIRAAAPFVQGHFPRERNWAIFSPFALAQAPGFLDVAL; via the coding sequence TTGACCACCCGCCCGCAGGGCGCGTCGCTGACCGCCTTCGAGTTGTTGCTGGACATCGACCGGCGCTGCCGCCTGCTGGTCGCCGACCAGCCGCCGCAAGACAACCGCCTGCAACAGTGGAGCGGCATCGGTTTTCGCATTGCCGGGCAATGGTTCGTCGCGCCCATGGGCGAGGTGGCCGAGGTGCTGCGCGAACCGCGCAGCAGCCGCGTCCCTGGCGTGCAGCCGTGGGTGTGCGGGGTGGCCAACCTGCGTGGCCGGCTGCTGCCGGTGATGGACCTGAGCAGTTTCTTCGGCCTGGGCCACGCCGCCCCGGGCAAGCAGCGGCGGGTGCTGGTGCTGGACCACGAGGACCTGTTCGTCGGCTTGCTGGTGGACGAGGTGCTGGGCCTGCAGCACTTTGCCCTGGACAGCCTGCAGCTGTCGCCACCACAGCCCCTGATCCGTGCCGCTGCACCTTTCGTGCAGGGGCACTTCCCGCGTGAACGCAACTGGGCGATCTTCAGCCCCTTCGCCCTGGCCCAGGCGCCGGGCTTTCTCGATGTGGCGTTATAG
- the gshB gene encoding glutathione synthase produces MSVRLGIVMDPIASISYKKDSSLAMLLAAQARGWSLFYMEQRDLYLGAGQARAQMRPLKVFADPARWFELGDEQDSALADLDVVLMRKDPPFDMEFVYSTYLLEQAEREGVLVVNRPQSLRDCNEKLFATQFPQCMAPTLVSRRADILREFATTHGDVILKPLDGMGGTSVFRHRPGDPNLSVILETLTQHGGQQIMAQAYLPEIKDGDKRILMIDGEPVDYCLARIPASGETRGNLAAGGRGEARPLTDRDRWIAAQVGPTLREKGLLFVGLDVIGDYLTEINVTSPTCIREIDAAYNTDIGGKLMDAIDRQLKAR; encoded by the coding sequence ATGAGCGTTCGCCTCGGCATTGTCATGGACCCCATCGCGTCCATCTCCTACAAGAAGGACAGCTCGCTGGCCATGCTGCTGGCCGCCCAGGCTCGCGGCTGGAGCCTGTTCTACATGGAGCAGCGTGACTTGTACCTGGGCGCCGGCCAGGCCCGTGCGCAGATGCGCCCGCTGAAAGTGTTTGCCGACCCGGCCCGCTGGTTCGAGCTGGGCGACGAGCAGGACAGTGCGCTGGCCGACCTGGACGTGGTCCTGATGCGCAAGGACCCGCCCTTCGACATGGAGTTCGTCTACAGCACCTACCTGCTGGAGCAGGCCGAGCGCGAAGGCGTGCTGGTGGTCAACCGCCCGCAGAGCCTGCGCGATTGCAACGAAAAACTGTTTGCCACCCAGTTCCCGCAGTGCATGGCGCCGACCCTGGTCAGCCGCCGTGCCGATATCCTGCGAGAGTTCGCCACCACCCACGGCGACGTGATCCTCAAGCCGCTGGACGGCATGGGCGGTACCTCGGTGTTCCGCCACCGCCCGGGTGACCCCAACCTGTCGGTGATCCTCGAAACCCTGACCCAGCACGGCGGCCAGCAGATCATGGCACAGGCCTACCTGCCCGAGATCAAGGACGGCGACAAGCGCATCCTGATGATCGACGGCGAGCCGGTGGACTACTGCCTGGCGCGCATCCCGGCCAGCGGCGAGACCCGTGGCAACCTGGCCGCCGGCGGCCGTGGCGAAGCACGCCCGCTGACCGACCGCGACCGCTGGATCGCCGCCCAGGTCGGCCCGACCCTGCGCGAGAAGGGGCTGCTGTTCGTGGGCCTGGACGTGATCGGCGACTACCTCACCGAAATCAACGTCACCAGCCCCACCTGCATCCGCGAGATCGATGCCGCCTACAACACCGATATCGGCGGCAAGCTGATGGATGCCATTGATCGCCAGCTGAAGGCGCGCTGA
- the pilH gene encoding twitching motility response regulator PilH has product MARVLIVDDSPTEMYRLTEWLEKHGYQVLKANNGADGVALARQDKPDAVLMDIVMPGMNGFQATRQLSKDPETSAIPVIVVTTKDQETDRIWATRQGARDFLTKPVEEDALIAKLKEVLGA; this is encoded by the coding sequence ATGGCCCGAGTTCTGATTGTCGACGACTCGCCGACAGAGATGTACCGATTGACCGAGTGGCTGGAAAAGCACGGCTACCAGGTGCTCAAGGCCAACAATGGTGCCGATGGCGTGGCCCTGGCCCGGCAGGACAAGCCAGATGCGGTGCTGATGGACATCGTCATGCCTGGCATGAACGGCTTCCAGGCCACTCGCCAGCTCAGCAAGGACCCGGAAACCAGCGCCATCCCGGTGATCGTGGTCACCACCAAGGACCAGGAAACCGACCGCATCTGGGCCACGCGCCAGGGCGCCCGTGACTTCCTGACCAAGCCGGTGGAAGAGGACGCGCTGATCGCCAAGCTCAAAGAAGTGCTGGGGGCTTGA